One stretch of Eretmochelys imbricata isolate rEreImb1 chromosome 1, rEreImb1.hap1, whole genome shotgun sequence DNA includes these proteins:
- the LOC144269255 gene encoding uncharacterized protein LOC144269255 isoform X2 gives MAEGVVSMPEREDYNRLSSLGKCGGILSRTEKHHKEGRENLKLLGMLLGKSKERVSQRPDQETTCKGQHKSQKQRRNTARDDGGTARKHERTFRELRKPHVPERSETSEGQCTYSVCEESFEGQRDLNSHKSSIHTGKKMYKCRACGKSFRQKQELSAHARVHAAEKPFPCAECERSFSRLSHLTVHQRTHTGERPFSCPECGKHFSHLSNLTRHQRTHTGERPYSCPECERRFSNLSSLTTHLRTHTGERPFTCPQCEKSFGDQSNLTTHLRTHTGERPYVCPDCQKSFSDQSTFAKHQRTHTGERPYPCPRCEKSFIHRSHLTTHQRTHTGERPYKCPGCEKRFSQLSNVTTHLRTHSGERPYVCTDCGKSFGDQSSLRKHHRTHTGERPYPCPHCGKHFSQLSNLNTHCRSHTGERPYICPHCGKSFSEQSNLAKHLRTHPGERPSPWPHSETSLMHISQRSVHQRNHKEEGAYKCTDCDKVFSEQSDLVEHLKVHPRERPNSDKSVIQKSSLVKLQRLHQRLKP, from the exons ATGGCAGAAGGAGTTGTATCAATGCCTGAGAgagaagactataacaggttaTCTTCACTGGGTAAAT gtGGTGGGATCCTGAGCAGAACTGAGAAGCATCACAAAGAAGGTCGTGAGAACCTGAAGCTGCTGGGAATGTTATTGGGGAAATCAAAAGAGAGAGTTTCCCAGAGACCTGACCAGGAAACTACCTGCAAAGGGCAGCACAAGTCACAAAAGCAGAGGAGAAACACAGCCAGGGATGATGGAGGTACCGCAAGGAAACATGAAAGGACTTTCAGGGAACTGCGCAAGCCCCATGTGCCAGAGAGGTCGGAGACAAGTGAGGGACAATGCACGTATTCTGTGTGTGAGGAAAGCTTCGAGGGGCAGAGAGACCTGAATAGCCACAAGAGCAGCATTCACACAGGAAAGAAAATGTATAAATGTAGGgcctgtgggaaaagcttcaggcAAAAGCAGGAGCTCTCGGCACACGCGAGAGTCCATGCAGCCGAGAAACCCTTCCCCTGTGCTGAGTGTGAGAGGAGCTTCAGTCGGCTTTCCCATCTCACTGTACACCAGAGAACCCACACGGGGGAaaggcccttctcctgccctgagTGCGGGAAACACTTCAGCCACCTCTCAAACCTCACTAGacaccagagaacccacacaggggagaggccctatagCTGCCCTGAGTGTGAGAGGCGCTTCAGTAACCTGAGCAGTCTCACCACCCACCTGAGgacccacacaggggagaggccttTCACCTGCCCCCAGTGTGAGAAGAGCTTTGGTGACCAGTCTAATCTCACCACCCACTTGAGGACCCATACTGGGGAGAGGCCCTATGTGTGTCCTGACTGCCAGAAGAGCTTCAGCGACCAATCGACTTTCGCCAAGCACCAGAgaacccacacgggagagagaccctacccCTGCCCCCGCTGCGAGAAGAGCTTCATCCATAGATCCCACCTCACTACGCACCAGCGGacccacacaggggagagacctTACAAATGCCCTGGCTGTGAGAAGCGCTTCAGCCAGCTCTCCAACGTCACCACCCACCTGAGGACCCATTCGGGAGAGAGGCCCTATGTCTGCACCGACTGTGGGAAGAGCTTTGGCGACCAGTCGAGTTTGAGGAAGCACCACCGGACCCACACGGGTGAGAGACCCTATCCCTGTCCCCACTGCGGGAAACACTTCAGCCAGCTCTCCAATCTCAACACCCACTGCAGAAGCCACACCGGCGAGAGGCCATACATCTGTCCGCACTGTGGCAAGAGCTTCAGTGAGCAGTCGAACTTGGCCAAGCACCTGAGAACCCACCCGGGGGAGAGGCCCTCCCCTTGGCCCCACAGCGAGACGAGCCTAATGCACATCTCACAGCGCTCTGTGCACCAGAGAAACCACAAGGAGGAGGGGGCCTACAAATGTACCGACTGCGACAAGGTCTTCAGCGAGCAGTCGGACCTGGTGGAGCACCTGAAAGTCCACCCGAGGGAAAGACCTAACAGTGACAAGAGCGTCATCCAAAAATCGTCTCTGGTGAAACTTCAGAGGCTTCATCAGAGATTGAAACCATAG
- the LOC144269278 gene encoding uncharacterized protein LOC144269278 isoform X4, with product MNPPGAAGSAGDGIMSENEEENPQQDGLQIEEPSVALSEKSKGKDSQSPDWEDDYEDELGTENQERNLLGKKWGESPPRERGFRKFKDIIAQQRPHTGEKPHKCPDCGKSFSRRSNLIQHQRTHTGQRPYKCPECGKTFSLRSTLTRHQQTHLQEKPYKCTECGKSFRQSSDLITHQRVHTGETPYRCAVCGKSFGRSSNLSQHQTTHMGDRPYQCVDCLKSFRSSSALVQHQRSHTGEKPYQCSECRSRFLQSSDLIKHQRIHTGERPYQCPTCGKCFSQSSSLTEHQRTHTGERPYHCTECGKRFCQSSTLIQHQRIHTGEKPYRCTECGKSFCRSSNLNQHLTIHMIKKPHRCTDCGRGFSQLTNLTIHQRIHSGQTP from the exons ATGAATCCCCCGGGAGCAGCTGGGAGCG CAGGTGATGGGATCATGAGTGAAAATGAGGAGGAGAATCCACAGCAGGATGGTCTTCAAATAGAGGAACCAAGTGTAGCATTGTCAGAAAAATCCAAAGGGAAAGATTCCCAGAGCCCTGACTGGGAAGATGACTATGAGGATGAGTTGGGGACAGAAAATCAGGAGAGAAACCTTCTAGGAAAGAAATGGGGTGAATCTCCTCCCCGAGAGAGAGGTTTCAGGAAATTCAAAGACATCATTGCCCAGCAGAGGCCTCACACTGGAGAGAAACCTCATAAATGTCCCGACTGTGGGAAGAGCTTTAGTCGGAGATCAAACCTCATTCAGCACCAGAGGAcccacacaggccagagaccttacAAGTGCCCCGAATGTGGGAAAACCTTCAGCCTGCGCTCGACACTTACAAGACATCAGCAAACTCACCTGCAGGAGAAGCCCTATAAATGCActgagtgcgggaagagcttccgCCAGAGCTCAGACCTGATCACCCACCAGCGAGTGCACACAGGAGAGACACCTTACCGGTGTGCTGTGTGCGGGAAGAGCTTTGGGCGGAGCTCCAACCTGAGCCAACACCAGACCACGCACATGGGGGACAGACCCTATCAATGTGTTGACTGCCTGAAGAGCTTCCGGAGCAGTTCCGCCCTGGTGCAGCACCAGAGGAGCCACACGGGGGAGAAACCCTATCAGTGCTCTGAATGCAGGAGCCGCTTCCTGCAGAGCTCGGACCTGATCAAACACCAGAGGATCCACACCGGGGAGAGGCCCTACCAGTGCCCCacctgtgggaaatgcttcagCCAGAGCTCCTCACTCACTGAGCACCAGAGGACACACACCGGGGAGCGACCTTACCATTGCACCGAGTGCGGGAAACGTTTTTGCCAGAGCTCCACACTCATCCAGCACCAGAGGATCCACACGGGGGAGAAGCCCTACAGATGcaccgagtgtgggaaaagcttctgcCGGAGCTCCAACCTGAATCAGCATCTGACAATCCACATGATAAAGAAACCTCATCGGTGCACTGACTGTGGGAGGGGCTTCAGTCAGCTCACTAACCTTACTATACACCAGAGAATCCACTCTGGACAGACACCCTAG
- the LOC144269278 gene encoding uncharacterized protein LOC144269278 isoform X2: protein MEQGKEPCVPDLHASIDRELPRGAYPGDGIMSENEEENPQQDGLQIEEPSVALSEKSKGKDSQSPDWEDDYEDELGTENQERNLLGKKWGESPPRERGFRKFKDIIAQQRPHTGEKPHKCPDCGKSFSRRSNLIQHQRTHTGQRPYKCPECGKTFSLRSTLTRHQQTHLQEKPYKCTECGKSFRQSSDLITHQRVHTGETPYRCAVCGKSFGRSSNLSQHQTTHMGDRPYQCVDCLKSFRSSSALVQHQRSHTGEKPYQCSECRSRFLQSSDLIKHQRIHTGERPYQCPTCGKCFSQSSSLTEHQRTHTGERPYHCTECGKRFCQSSTLIQHQRIHTGEKPYRCTECGKSFCRSSNLNQHLTIHMIKKPHRCTDCGRGFSQLTNLTIHQRIHSGQTP, encoded by the exons ATGGAACAAGGGAAAGAGCCATGTGTCCCCGATCTGCATGCCTCCATAGACAGGGAGCTCCCAAGGGGTGCCTATCCAG GTGATGGGATCATGAGTGAAAATGAGGAGGAGAATCCACAGCAGGATGGTCTTCAAATAGAGGAACCAAGTGTAGCATTGTCAGAAAAATCCAAAGGGAAAGATTCCCAGAGCCCTGACTGGGAAGATGACTATGAGGATGAGTTGGGGACAGAAAATCAGGAGAGAAACCTTCTAGGAAAGAAATGGGGTGAATCTCCTCCCCGAGAGAGAGGTTTCAGGAAATTCAAAGACATCATTGCCCAGCAGAGGCCTCACACTGGAGAGAAACCTCATAAATGTCCCGACTGTGGGAAGAGCTTTAGTCGGAGATCAAACCTCATTCAGCACCAGAGGAcccacacaggccagagaccttacAAGTGCCCCGAATGTGGGAAAACCTTCAGCCTGCGCTCGACACTTACAAGACATCAGCAAACTCACCTGCAGGAGAAGCCCTATAAATGCActgagtgcgggaagagcttccgCCAGAGCTCAGACCTGATCACCCACCAGCGAGTGCACACAGGAGAGACACCTTACCGGTGTGCTGTGTGCGGGAAGAGCTTTGGGCGGAGCTCCAACCTGAGCCAACACCAGACCACGCACATGGGGGACAGACCCTATCAATGTGTTGACTGCCTGAAGAGCTTCCGGAGCAGTTCCGCCCTGGTGCAGCACCAGAGGAGCCACACGGGGGAGAAACCCTATCAGTGCTCTGAATGCAGGAGCCGCTTCCTGCAGAGCTCGGACCTGATCAAACACCAGAGGATCCACACCGGGGAGAGGCCCTACCAGTGCCCCacctgtgggaaatgcttcagCCAGAGCTCCTCACTCACTGAGCACCAGAGGACACACACCGGGGAGCGACCTTACCATTGCACCGAGTGCGGGAAACGTTTTTGCCAGAGCTCCACACTCATCCAGCACCAGAGGATCCACACGGGGGAGAAGCCCTACAGATGcaccgagtgtgggaaaagcttctgcCGGAGCTCCAACCTGAATCAGCATCTGACAATCCACATGATAAAGAAACCTCATCGGTGCACTGACTGTGGGAGGGGCTTCAGTCAGCTCACTAACCTTACTATACACCAGAGAATCCACTCTGGACAGACACCCTAG
- the LOC144269278 gene encoding uncharacterized protein LOC144269278 isoform X1: MEQGKEPCVPDLHASIDRELPRGAYPAGDGIMSENEEENPQQDGLQIEEPSVALSEKSKGKDSQSPDWEDDYEDELGTENQERNLLGKKWGESPPRERGFRKFKDIIAQQRPHTGEKPHKCPDCGKSFSRRSNLIQHQRTHTGQRPYKCPECGKTFSLRSTLTRHQQTHLQEKPYKCTECGKSFRQSSDLITHQRVHTGETPYRCAVCGKSFGRSSNLSQHQTTHMGDRPYQCVDCLKSFRSSSALVQHQRSHTGEKPYQCSECRSRFLQSSDLIKHQRIHTGERPYQCPTCGKCFSQSSSLTEHQRTHTGERPYHCTECGKRFCQSSTLIQHQRIHTGEKPYRCTECGKSFCRSSNLNQHLTIHMIKKPHRCTDCGRGFSQLTNLTIHQRIHSGQTP, translated from the exons ATGGAACAAGGGAAAGAGCCATGTGTCCCCGATCTGCATGCCTCCATAGACAGGGAGCTCCCAAGGGGTGCCTATCCAG CAGGTGATGGGATCATGAGTGAAAATGAGGAGGAGAATCCACAGCAGGATGGTCTTCAAATAGAGGAACCAAGTGTAGCATTGTCAGAAAAATCCAAAGGGAAAGATTCCCAGAGCCCTGACTGGGAAGATGACTATGAGGATGAGTTGGGGACAGAAAATCAGGAGAGAAACCTTCTAGGAAAGAAATGGGGTGAATCTCCTCCCCGAGAGAGAGGTTTCAGGAAATTCAAAGACATCATTGCCCAGCAGAGGCCTCACACTGGAGAGAAACCTCATAAATGTCCCGACTGTGGGAAGAGCTTTAGTCGGAGATCAAACCTCATTCAGCACCAGAGGAcccacacaggccagagaccttacAAGTGCCCCGAATGTGGGAAAACCTTCAGCCTGCGCTCGACACTTACAAGACATCAGCAAACTCACCTGCAGGAGAAGCCCTATAAATGCActgagtgcgggaagagcttccgCCAGAGCTCAGACCTGATCACCCACCAGCGAGTGCACACAGGAGAGACACCTTACCGGTGTGCTGTGTGCGGGAAGAGCTTTGGGCGGAGCTCCAACCTGAGCCAACACCAGACCACGCACATGGGGGACAGACCCTATCAATGTGTTGACTGCCTGAAGAGCTTCCGGAGCAGTTCCGCCCTGGTGCAGCACCAGAGGAGCCACACGGGGGAGAAACCCTATCAGTGCTCTGAATGCAGGAGCCGCTTCCTGCAGAGCTCGGACCTGATCAAACACCAGAGGATCCACACCGGGGAGAGGCCCTACCAGTGCCCCacctgtgggaaatgcttcagCCAGAGCTCCTCACTCACTGAGCACCAGAGGACACACACCGGGGAGCGACCTTACCATTGCACCGAGTGCGGGAAACGTTTTTGCCAGAGCTCCACACTCATCCAGCACCAGAGGATCCACACGGGGGAGAAGCCCTACAGATGcaccgagtgtgggaaaagcttctgcCGGAGCTCCAACCTGAATCAGCATCTGACAATCCACATGATAAAGAAACCTCATCGGTGCACTGACTGTGGGAGGGGCTTCAGTCAGCTCACTAACCTTACTATACACCAGAGAATCCACTCTGGACAGACACCCTAG
- the LOC144269255 gene encoding uncharacterized protein LOC144269255 isoform X1: MAEGVVSMPEREDYNRLSSLGKCYKSPKPKLISPVEPRESELWVVDLQDSVDGAIPESPSPGGGILSRTEKHHKEGRENLKLLGMLLGKSKERVSQRPDQETTCKGQHKSQKQRRNTARDDGGTARKHERTFRELRKPHVPERSETSEGQCTYSVCEESFEGQRDLNSHKSSIHTGKKMYKCRACGKSFRQKQELSAHARVHAAEKPFPCAECERSFSRLSHLTVHQRTHTGERPFSCPECGKHFSHLSNLTRHQRTHTGERPYSCPECERRFSNLSSLTTHLRTHTGERPFTCPQCEKSFGDQSNLTTHLRTHTGERPYVCPDCQKSFSDQSTFAKHQRTHTGERPYPCPRCEKSFIHRSHLTTHQRTHTGERPYKCPGCEKRFSQLSNVTTHLRTHSGERPYVCTDCGKSFGDQSSLRKHHRTHTGERPYPCPHCGKHFSQLSNLNTHCRSHTGERPYICPHCGKSFSEQSNLAKHLRTHPGERPSPWPHSETSLMHISQRSVHQRNHKEEGAYKCTDCDKVFSEQSDLVEHLKVHPRERPNSDKSVIQKSSLVKLQRLHQRLKP; this comes from the exons ATGGCAGAAGGAGTTGTATCAATGCCTGAGAgagaagactataacaggttaTCTTCACTGGGTAAAT GCTATAAAAGTCCCAAACCAAAACTGATATCTCCAGTAGAACCAAGAGAGTCAGAGCTGTGGGTTGTGGATCTTCAGGACTCAGTGGATGGAGCTATTCCTGAAAGCCCCTCCCCAG gtGGTGGGATCCTGAGCAGAACTGAGAAGCATCACAAAGAAGGTCGTGAGAACCTGAAGCTGCTGGGAATGTTATTGGGGAAATCAAAAGAGAGAGTTTCCCAGAGACCTGACCAGGAAACTACCTGCAAAGGGCAGCACAAGTCACAAAAGCAGAGGAGAAACACAGCCAGGGATGATGGAGGTACCGCAAGGAAACATGAAAGGACTTTCAGGGAACTGCGCAAGCCCCATGTGCCAGAGAGGTCGGAGACAAGTGAGGGACAATGCACGTATTCTGTGTGTGAGGAAAGCTTCGAGGGGCAGAGAGACCTGAATAGCCACAAGAGCAGCATTCACACAGGAAAGAAAATGTATAAATGTAGGgcctgtgggaaaagcttcaggcAAAAGCAGGAGCTCTCGGCACACGCGAGAGTCCATGCAGCCGAGAAACCCTTCCCCTGTGCTGAGTGTGAGAGGAGCTTCAGTCGGCTTTCCCATCTCACTGTACACCAGAGAACCCACACGGGGGAaaggcccttctcctgccctgagTGCGGGAAACACTTCAGCCACCTCTCAAACCTCACTAGacaccagagaacccacacaggggagaggccctatagCTGCCCTGAGTGTGAGAGGCGCTTCAGTAACCTGAGCAGTCTCACCACCCACCTGAGgacccacacaggggagaggccttTCACCTGCCCCCAGTGTGAGAAGAGCTTTGGTGACCAGTCTAATCTCACCACCCACTTGAGGACCCATACTGGGGAGAGGCCCTATGTGTGTCCTGACTGCCAGAAGAGCTTCAGCGACCAATCGACTTTCGCCAAGCACCAGAgaacccacacgggagagagaccctacccCTGCCCCCGCTGCGAGAAGAGCTTCATCCATAGATCCCACCTCACTACGCACCAGCGGacccacacaggggagagacctTACAAATGCCCTGGCTGTGAGAAGCGCTTCAGCCAGCTCTCCAACGTCACCACCCACCTGAGGACCCATTCGGGAGAGAGGCCCTATGTCTGCACCGACTGTGGGAAGAGCTTTGGCGACCAGTCGAGTTTGAGGAAGCACCACCGGACCCACACGGGTGAGAGACCCTATCCCTGTCCCCACTGCGGGAAACACTTCAGCCAGCTCTCCAATCTCAACACCCACTGCAGAAGCCACACCGGCGAGAGGCCATACATCTGTCCGCACTGTGGCAAGAGCTTCAGTGAGCAGTCGAACTTGGCCAAGCACCTGAGAACCCACCCGGGGGAGAGGCCCTCCCCTTGGCCCCACAGCGAGACGAGCCTAATGCACATCTCACAGCGCTCTGTGCACCAGAGAAACCACAAGGAGGAGGGGGCCTACAAATGTACCGACTGCGACAAGGTCTTCAGCGAGCAGTCGGACCTGGTGGAGCACCTGAAAGTCCACCCGAGGGAAAGACCTAACAGTGACAAGAGCGTCATCCAAAAATCGTCTCTGGTGAAACTTCAGAGGCTTCATCAGAGATTGAAACCATAG
- the LOC144269278 gene encoding uncharacterized protein LOC144269278 isoform X3, which yields MTCLYCSIHYTLKTGDGIMSENEEENPQQDGLQIEEPSVALSEKSKGKDSQSPDWEDDYEDELGTENQERNLLGKKWGESPPRERGFRKFKDIIAQQRPHTGEKPHKCPDCGKSFSRRSNLIQHQRTHTGQRPYKCPECGKTFSLRSTLTRHQQTHLQEKPYKCTECGKSFRQSSDLITHQRVHTGETPYRCAVCGKSFGRSSNLSQHQTTHMGDRPYQCVDCLKSFRSSSALVQHQRSHTGEKPYQCSECRSRFLQSSDLIKHQRIHTGERPYQCPTCGKCFSQSSSLTEHQRTHTGERPYHCTECGKRFCQSSTLIQHQRIHTGEKPYRCTECGKSFCRSSNLNQHLTIHMIKKPHRCTDCGRGFSQLTNLTIHQRIHSGQTP from the exons atgacttgtttatactgctctatacactatacactgaaaa CAGGTGATGGGATCATGAGTGAAAATGAGGAGGAGAATCCACAGCAGGATGGTCTTCAAATAGAGGAACCAAGTGTAGCATTGTCAGAAAAATCCAAAGGGAAAGATTCCCAGAGCCCTGACTGGGAAGATGACTATGAGGATGAGTTGGGGACAGAAAATCAGGAGAGAAACCTTCTAGGAAAGAAATGGGGTGAATCTCCTCCCCGAGAGAGAGGTTTCAGGAAATTCAAAGACATCATTGCCCAGCAGAGGCCTCACACTGGAGAGAAACCTCATAAATGTCCCGACTGTGGGAAGAGCTTTAGTCGGAGATCAAACCTCATTCAGCACCAGAGGAcccacacaggccagagaccttacAAGTGCCCCGAATGTGGGAAAACCTTCAGCCTGCGCTCGACACTTACAAGACATCAGCAAACTCACCTGCAGGAGAAGCCCTATAAATGCActgagtgcgggaagagcttccgCCAGAGCTCAGACCTGATCACCCACCAGCGAGTGCACACAGGAGAGACACCTTACCGGTGTGCTGTGTGCGGGAAGAGCTTTGGGCGGAGCTCCAACCTGAGCCAACACCAGACCACGCACATGGGGGACAGACCCTATCAATGTGTTGACTGCCTGAAGAGCTTCCGGAGCAGTTCCGCCCTGGTGCAGCACCAGAGGAGCCACACGGGGGAGAAACCCTATCAGTGCTCTGAATGCAGGAGCCGCTTCCTGCAGAGCTCGGACCTGATCAAACACCAGAGGATCCACACCGGGGAGAGGCCCTACCAGTGCCCCacctgtgggaaatgcttcagCCAGAGCTCCTCACTCACTGAGCACCAGAGGACACACACCGGGGAGCGACCTTACCATTGCACCGAGTGCGGGAAACGTTTTTGCCAGAGCTCCACACTCATCCAGCACCAGAGGATCCACACGGGGGAGAAGCCCTACAGATGcaccgagtgtgggaaaagcttctgcCGGAGCTCCAACCTGAATCAGCATCTGACAATCCACATGATAAAGAAACCTCATCGGTGCACTGACTGTGGGAGGGGCTTCAGTCAGCTCACTAACCTTACTATACACCAGAGAATCCACTCTGGACAGACACCCTAG